A window from Staphylococcus succinus encodes these proteins:
- the prmA gene encoding 50S ribosomal protein L11 methyltransferase encodes MNWTEVSITANHEVSPIISNILEDSGSNGVVIEDSNDLNHDFEDKFGEIYELSETDYPEKGVRLKAYFNEMKYTMQFKNDLYSRISDIESLDHNLFKFDEQTIRETDWENEWKNYFHPFRASKLFTIVPSWETYQREDDSELCIELDPGMAFGTGDHPTTSMCLKAIETYVKPSDSVIDVGTGSGILSIASHLLGVERIKALDVDEMAVKVAKENFAKNHCENAIEAVPGNLLKGETEKFDIVIANILAHIIDEMIEDAYNTLNQDGYFITSGIIEEKHEAILDHMKRSGFKIISISHDNSWVSIVGQKVSE; translated from the coding sequence ATGAACTGGACCGAAGTATCAATAACTGCTAACCATGAGGTGTCACCAATTATTTCTAATATATTAGAGGATTCTGGATCGAATGGTGTAGTTATAGAAGATTCTAATGATTTAAACCATGATTTTGAAGATAAATTTGGTGAAATATATGAGCTCAGTGAAACTGACTATCCTGAAAAAGGGGTAAGGTTGAAGGCATATTTCAATGAAATGAAGTATACAATGCAATTTAAAAATGACTTATATAGTCGGATTTCTGACATTGAGTCATTAGATCATAATCTGTTTAAATTTGACGAACAAACAATTCGTGAAACGGATTGGGAAAATGAATGGAAAAACTATTTTCATCCTTTCCGTGCGTCAAAATTATTTACCATTGTTCCGAGTTGGGAAACATATCAGCGTGAAGATGATAGTGAATTGTGTATTGAATTAGATCCTGGAATGGCATTTGGTACTGGTGACCATCCAACAACGAGTATGTGCTTAAAAGCGATTGAGACGTATGTAAAACCTAGTGATTCGGTTATTGATGTTGGTACAGGTTCAGGTATTTTAAGTATAGCTTCTCATTTACTTGGTGTTGAACGTATCAAGGCATTAGATGTAGATGAAATGGCAGTCAAAGTTGCTAAAGAAAATTTTGCTAAAAATCATTGTGAAAATGCAATTGAAGCTGTACCGGGAAACTTGCTTAAAGGCGAAACAGAAAAATTCGATATTGTTATTGCGAATATTTTAGCTCATATAATTGATGAAATGATTGAAGATGCTTATAATACATTAAATCAAGATGGTTATTTTATAACATCTGGTATTATTGAAGAAAAACATGAGGCTATATTGGATCATATGAAGCGTAGTGGTTTTAAAATTATTTCGATAAGTCACGATAATAGTTGGGTTTCTATCGTTGGCCAGAAAGTGAGCGAATAA
- the rpsU gene encoding 30S ribosomal protein S21, translating to MSKTVVKNNESLEDALRRFKRTVSKSGTIQEVRKREFYEKPSVKRKKKSEAARKRKFK from the coding sequence ATGTCTAAAACAGTAGTCAAAAATAACGAATCACTTGAAGATGCGTTACGTCGTTTCAAACGTACAGTTTCTAAAAGCGGTACAATTCAAGAAGTACGTAAACGTGAATTTTACGAAAAACCTAGCGTTAAACGTAAAAAGAAATCTGAAGCTGCGCGTAAACGTAAATTCAAATAA
- a CDS encoding 16S rRNA (uracil(1498)-N(3))-methyltransferase yields MQRYFIDQNADVHQRFFITDTGDIHHITNVMRHQIGNEIILTFANQSVYRCKITNINIDSIEVALVEHLKIDTELPQSITICSGLIKADKYEWMLQKATELGASEFIAVGMERSIVKLNNDKVAKKLERWQKIIKEAAEQSYRLTIPNITYQPSLKIIYNHIETYDYVLIAYEDAAKNGEISNFKALLQKFKPGARILVIFGPEGGLSEEEVSLFDEAGSQIGLGPRILRAETAPLYVLSAISFQKELLG; encoded by the coding sequence ATGCAAAGATACTTTATTGACCAAAACGCTGATGTACATCAGCGTTTTTTTATTACAGACACAGGTGATATCCACCATATAACTAATGTTATGAGGCATCAAATAGGTAATGAAATTATACTCACGTTTGCCAATCAATCTGTATACAGATGCAAGATTACCAATATAAACATAGATAGTATTGAAGTAGCGTTAGTTGAACATCTAAAAATAGATACAGAATTACCACAAAGTATTACTATATGTAGTGGATTAATTAAAGCTGATAAATATGAATGGATGCTACAAAAGGCAACGGAACTAGGAGCGAGTGAATTTATCGCTGTCGGTATGGAACGTTCTATAGTGAAGCTAAATAACGACAAAGTTGCAAAAAAATTAGAGCGTTGGCAAAAAATTATTAAAGAAGCTGCTGAACAAAGTTATAGGTTAACCATTCCTAACATAACCTATCAACCTAGTTTGAAAATAATCTATAATCATATAGAAACATATGATTATGTCCTTATTGCTTATGAAGATGCAGCGAAAAATGGAGAGATTAGTAATTTTAAAGCACTTCTTCAAAAATTTAAACCTGGAGCTCGTATATTAGTTATATTTGGTCCAGAAGGTGGACTTTCTGAAGAGGAAGTAAGCTTGTTTGATGAAGCAGGTTCTCAAATTGGGCTTGGTCCTAGAATTTTAAGGGCTGAGACAGCACCATTATATGTCCTTAGCGCTATAAGTTTTCAAAAAGAATTATTAGGGTGA
- the dnaJ gene encoding molecular chaperone DnaJ, which translates to MAKRDYYEILGVSKDASKDEIKKAYRKLSKQYHPDINKEEGADEKFKEISEAYENLSDDNKRANYDQFGHNGPQGGFGGQGFGGQDFSGFGGGGFEDIFSSFFGGGRQRDPNAPRKGDDLQYTMTVTFDEAVFGSEKEISIRKDVSCHTCHGEGAKPGTKKKTCEYCSGSGHVSVEQNTILGRVRTEKVCPVCSGSGQEFEEPCPTCKGKGTENKSVKISVTIPEGVDNEQQIRLAGEGAPGENGGPQGDLYVVFRVKPSETFERDGDDIYHSLNISIAQASLGDEVKVPTLKGSVMLTIPSGTQTGKQFRLKEKGIKNVHGYGYGDLFININVVTPTKMNDRQKELLREFSEIDGEEITEQPNNFRDKAKRFFKGD; encoded by the coding sequence GTGGCCAAAAGAGATTATTATGAAATCTTAGGTGTTAGTAAAGATGCTTCTAAAGATGAAATTAAAAAGGCTTACCGTAAATTATCAAAACAATATCATCCAGATATTAATAAAGAAGAAGGTGCCGACGAGAAATTCAAAGAAATCTCTGAAGCATATGAAAATTTAAGCGACGATAATAAGCGTGCAAATTATGACCAATTTGGACATAACGGCCCGCAAGGTGGCTTTGGAGGCCAAGGCTTTGGCGGTCAAGATTTCAGTGGCTTTGGAGGCGGCGGTTTCGAGGATATATTCAGTTCGTTCTTTGGAGGCGGACGTCAACGTGATCCAAATGCACCTAGAAAAGGTGACGACTTACAATATACGATGACCGTAACATTTGATGAGGCTGTTTTTGGTAGTGAAAAAGAAATTTCAATTCGCAAAGATGTTTCTTGTCATACTTGTCATGGTGAAGGTGCTAAACCTGGCACTAAGAAAAAAACATGTGAATATTGTAGTGGCTCAGGTCATGTTTCAGTAGAACAAAACACAATACTTGGTAGAGTTAGAACAGAAAAAGTTTGCCCAGTATGTAGTGGTTCAGGTCAAGAATTTGAAGAACCATGTCCAACATGTAAAGGTAAAGGTACTGAAAATAAAAGCGTCAAAATCAGTGTTACAATCCCAGAAGGTGTAGATAATGAACAGCAAATCCGTTTAGCAGGTGAAGGTGCTCCAGGTGAAAACGGCGGTCCACAAGGTGATTTGTATGTTGTGTTCAGAGTTAAACCTTCAGAAACATTTGAAAGAGATGGAGATGATATCTATCACTCGCTTAATATTAGTATTGCACAAGCATCATTAGGTGACGAGGTTAAAGTACCTACACTTAAAGGTAGTGTGATGTTGACAATTCCATCAGGTACTCAAACTGGAAAACAATTCCGTCTTAAAGAAAAAGGGATTAAGAATGTTCATGGTTATGGCTATGGAGATTTGTTTATTAATATAAATGTTGTAACTCCGACTAAGATGAATGATCGACAAAAAGAATTATTAAGAGAATTCTCAGAGATTGATGGGGAAGAAATTACAGAACAACCTAATAATTTCAGAGATAAAGCTAAAAGATTCTTTAAAGGAGACTAG